The Daphnia pulex isolate KAP4 chromosome 3, ASM2113471v1 genome includes a region encoding these proteins:
- the LOC124190740 gene encoding polyhomeotic-like protein 1, with the protein MGRTSSPGHQQFLFGLLALGVLSWSVNPALGAVRRPPNYNHDHMPETSFTCAGKVVGGYYADPDADCQMFHVCVQVDENDVRDFKFMCPNDTVFDQENFICANWFEIDCRSSTFFYDKNLQLFQPNVESNKTSSGTSSLSAGTEEPSEQQKRQQEQQLKQLMVLEEQQAAQVLKQQQVIDQHERRQQEHQRNQLKIIQDQQKQQEKQQGRKVTTSASPVAARSIGVSTTTATPYVEEKGEESVIEYDYYYYDYDDSLEHGNFYANDDYDPKAPGRIIDPTNARPPLLPIVPPSTSVAKTTTTPLEPTNKSHKL; encoded by the exons ATGGGAAGGACCTCATCACCCGGCCATCAACAGTTCCTTTTCG GTTTGTTGGCATTGGGCGTGTTGAGCTGGAGCGTGAATCCGGCGTTGGGCGCCGTCCGTCGTCCGCCCAATTACAATCACGACCACATGCCCGAGACGTCGTTCACGTGCGCCGGTAAAGTCGTCGGCGGCTACTACGCCGATCCCGACGCCGACTGTCAAATGTTTCACGTTTGCGTCCAAGTCGACGAGAATGAC GTGAGGGATTTCAAATTCATGTGCCCAAACGACACGGTTTTCGACCAGGAGAATTTCATTTGTGCCAACTGGTTCGAAATCGACTGCCGTTCGTCCACTTTTTTCTACGACAAGAATCTGCAACTGTTCCAGCCCAACGTCGAGTCCAATAAAACAAGCAGTGGCACATCTTCTTTATCGGCCGGAACTGAGGAGCCGTCGGAGCAGCAAAAGCGCCAACAGGAGCAACAACTCAAACAGCTGATGGTCCTGGAGGAGCAGCAGGCCGCCCAGGTgctcaaacaacaacaggtgATTGACCAGCACGAGCGACGTCAACAAGAGCATCAG agaaatcaattgaaaatcattCAAGACCAGCAAAAGCAACAGGAGAAACAACAAGGACGAAAAGTGACGACATCGGCGTCACCAGTGGCCGCCCGATCCATCGGCGTGTCAACGACGACAGCCACGCCCTACGTCGAGGAAAAGGGCGAAGAATCGGTGATTGAAtacgattattattattacgattaCGACGACAGTTTGGAGCACGGCAATTTCTACGCCAATGACGACTACGATCCTAAAGCTCCTGGGCGGATCATCGATCCTACCAACGCCCGACCTCCACTGCTCCCCATCGTCCCTCCTTCCACATCCGTCGCCAAGACGACAACTACTCCGCTGGAACCGACAAATAAATCccataaattataa